TACCCATTGCTCTGATAGTTTTTAAACAAATTGAACCAGCTGCATTTGTCGTAGTTTTTATGAGTGCTCTTTGGACAGTTATCATCGATACGGCAAAGGGTGTCAGACAATTTCGCCAAGAAGGTGGTAACTTTCGAGTTGCTATTCATCACATATTTCGTGGTTTAAGAATTGGCATATGGGTAGCCTGGTTTACAGTTATTGCCATAGAAATGTTAACAGGTGGACGAGGTCTTGGTGTTGTCATTTGGAGTGCTTATAATTCAAGGAATCCAAATTACATTATCCAGGCGATAATCTATATAAGTATCATCGGCTTTATACTTGACCAATTGCTAGATATAACCGGATACTTCCTCTCGCAAATTGTATTGGAGGGGCAACAAAGAGACCTTTAAACTGACAGATTGTACAAATAAGTGGCGGTGAACCAACGATTCACCTAGAGTTTTTCAAAAAAATCGGCATTATTGAGTATACGTTGCAATAGAGATCTGTGCAAAGCTTAATAAATTTGTAGTAAGGACTTTAGTCCTCTTGCTCGAGAAAGCAAGGACTAAAGTCCTTACTACAAACAAGTTTTATTATGGGTAATTTTCCAAACATGATATAACGTCTCAACAGATTAACTTTTTATTTCAGATTTTTGAGATTCTTCAACAGGCAAAGAAATTGTAGAAGAAGGAGAATCTAACTTGGATTGTTCCCATCTTGCTTCAGTCATTGCATGACTGAAGTAAGCTCCAAAAAGCTTGTCGTAGTTGGAAGCAACAGCTAGAAATGCTCCACCTAATATATATATAGGAAGTGGTAGGGTAAATTCTTTCACCCAGTCAAATAGTTCCGCTAGAGCAAACAGCACCAAAAAGCAGGCAAGCCAGACTCTCATGTTTCTCCCCCTGGGATTTAAACGACTTTATCAATTGTAAATAGGTTGGAGACACTTAATGTTTACCACAACAACAATTGAATGAAAACGGGGTTCTGTATGGGTCTTTCACACCCTACACCCTTACCCCTTTAGTTATAGATAAAAAAAATATATAAAATTATTTCCTTCTGTAGTGCCAAATTATAGAACTAGGGATATTTGCAAGAACTCTAGCCAACAGTCAAAAACTCCACGAGTCAAAGAGAAATGTCTAAAGGCAATTTCTCATCAGCTCTCCTCGTTGGATAGCTTAGGTAACTGCTCAATTGCTTTTGACCACACTCTTTTGTA
The sequence above is a segment of the Mastigocladopsis repens PCC 10914 genome. Coding sequences within it:
- a CDS encoding ABC transporter permease, producing MEQNIFVDVLTSLQRLLVGYIPAAIVGIFIGIFIGINRIVYRIFKRILQMARSIIPIALLPIALIVFKQIEPAAFVVVFMSALWTVIIDTAKGVRQFRQEGGNFRVAIHHIFRGLRIGIWVAWFTVIAIEMLTGGRGLGVVIWSAYNSRNPNYIIQAIIYISIIGFILDQLLDITGYFLSQIVLEGQQRDL